The genomic segment GGCCAGCTGATCCTGTCCGCGCAGCACCATGGCGGCAATATCGTGATCGAGGTAAGCGACGACGGCGGCGGCCTGAACCGCGAGCGCATCCTGGCCAAGGCGATCCAGAACGGCCTGCCCGTGTCCGAGAACATCAGCGACGAGGAAGTCTGGCAACTGATCTTCGCACCGGGCTTCTCGACGGCCGAAGTGGTCACCGACGTGTCGGGTCGCGGCGTGGGCATGGACGTGGTCAAGCGCAACATCCAGGAAATGGGCGGCCATGTGGAGATCAGCTGCCGTCCGGGCCTGGGCACCACCATCCGCATCGTGCTGCCGCTGACGCTGGCGATCCTCGACGGCATGTCGGTCAAGGTCGGCGAGGAAACCTTCATCCTGCCGCTGAACTGCGTGATGGAGTCGCTGCAGCCCAAGTCCGAGGACATCCATACCGCGGCCAATTCCGATCGCGTCATGCATGTGCGCGGCGAGTACCTGCCGCTGCTCGAGATGCACCGGGTCTTCAACGTCGCCGACGCACTGCAGGAGCCGATGCAGGGGATCGCAGTGATCCTGCAGGCAGAGGGCAAGCGCTTTGCGCTGCTGGTGGACCAGCTCATCGGCCAGCACCAGGTCGTGCTGAAGAACCTCGAAACCAACTACCGCAAGGTGCCATGCATTTCCGCCGCCACCATCCTGGGCGACGGCAGCGTGGCACTGATCGTCGATGTCGGGGCGCTGCAGCGTACCGGCGTGCGCCGGCAGGAACCTGCGCTGGCGCAGTAATCGTCCAACCAAAGGAGAACTAGACATCATGGCCGGCATCGGACAGATCGATACCCCCGGAAGCGAGGCTTCGGGCCAGGAATTCCTGGTCTTCACGCTGGGGACGGAAGAATACGGCATCGACATCCTCAAGGTGCAGGAGATCCGCAGCTACGAGACCGTCACGCGTATTTCCAGCGCGCCCGACTTCATGAAGGGCGTGACCAACCTGCGCGGCGTGATCGTGCCCATCGTCGACCTGCGGTTGAAGTTCCGCCTGGGCAACGTGCGCTACGACCACCAGACCGTGGTGATCATCCTGAACGTGGCGGGCCGCGTGGTGGGCATCGTCGTCGATGGCGTGTCCGACGTGCTCACGCTGACTGGCGACGCCATCAAGCCGGCGCCGGAATTCGGCGTGTCGGTGTCCACCGAGCACCTGACGGGTCTGGCCACGGTCGAGGGCCGCATGCTGGTGCTGATCGACATCGAGCGCCTGATCACCAGCCCGGAGATGGAACTGATCGAAGCCGAGGCCGCCTGAGCGGCGCGCCCCCGCAGCGATCCGCAGCCTGTAGCGTTACCAAGCATTGCCACGCGAACCCATGACGCCCAATCGTACCGCCGCCAGCCTTCTCCAGGGCGCGACCGCCGCCACCGCGACGGCAGCAGCCCTGCGGCGCGACGAGTCGCGCGATTTCCTGCTGACGGAGCGCGACTTCGATAAGATCCGCGCGCTGATCCACCGGCGCGCGGGCATTTCGCTGGGCAGCCACAAGCGCGAGATGGTGTACTCGCGCCTCGCGCGGCGCCTGCGCGCGCTGCAGCTGGCCGACTTCGCCAGCTACCTGGCGATCCTGGATGCGGACGACGCCTCGCCGGAGTGGGAGTACTTCACCAACTCGCTCACCACCAACCTGACGTCGTTCTTCCGCGAGGCGCATCACTTTCCCTTGCTCGCCGAGCACGCCAAGAAGACCGGCAGGCCCTACAGTGTCTGGTGCTGCGCGGCATCGACGGGCGAAGAGCCGTACTCGATCGCGATCACGCTGGCCGAGGCGCTTGGCGACCGGGCGGCGATGGTGCTGGCCACCGATATCGACACGCAAGTACTGGCCAAGGCACGCGCGGGTGTGTACTCGGAAGAACAAGTCGCGCGCCTCTCGCAAGAGCGGCTCAAGCGCTTCTTCCTGAAAGGCACCGGCCAGCGCGCCGGCTCGGTCAAGGTCAAGCCTGACCTCGCGTCCGCCATCACGTTCGAGCCGCTCAACCTGCTCGCGCCTGACTGGGGCATGCGCGAGCGCTTCGACGTGATCTTCTGCCGCAACGTGATGATCTACTTCGACAAGCCGACGCAGGGCCGCATCCTGGAACGCTTTGCGCCCTTGCTCAAGCCGGGCGGGCTGCTGTTCGCCGGCCACTCGGAGAACTTCTCCTACGTCACGCGCGCGTTCCAGCTGCGCGGGCAGACCGTGTACGAACTGGCGTCGGACGCCGCGCGCGCAGGAAGGTCCTGATGCGTACGCCCCATCTGCCGGAAGCCATTGCCACGCGCAAGTACTTTGACCGCGAGTTCGATCGGCAGGCTATCAAGCTGCTGCCGAACGAGTACTACGTGACCGGCGAGGACGTGGTGCTGACAACCGTGCTTGGCTCCTGCGTGGCCGCGTGCATTCGCGACGAGAAGGCCGGCGTTGGCGGCATGAACCATTTCATGCTGCCCGATGACGAGGGCGGCACCGCGGACCGCATGCTGTCCGCGTCGATGCGCTATGGCTGCTACGCACTGGAAGTGCTGATCAACGAGCTGCTCAAGATGGGCGCGCGGCGCGAACGGCTGGAGGCCAAGGTCTTCGGCGGTGGCGCAGTGCTGGCCAACATGACCACGCTGAACATTGGCGACCGCAACGCGGATTTCGTGCTGCGCTACCTGAAGACAGAGGAGATCCGCGTCGCCGCGCAGGACCTGCGTGGCCCGCATGCGCGGCGCGTGAGCTATTTCCCGGTCACCGGCCTGGCTCTGGTGCGGCGCCTGACGCGCCAGGACGACCAGGTCTCGGTGGAGCGCGACGAGCGCGCGCTGGCGCGTGCCATCGCCACGTCCGGCACGGCGCCGGCACGCGGCGGAGAGTTGTTTGCGCGCGCTTCGGCAACGCGCGTGTCCTCCTGAACGAACCGAAAGTACAACAGATATGACTGCCGCCAAGATCAAGGTGCTGTGCGTGGATGATTCCGCGCTGATCCGCAGCCTGATGACGGAGATCATCAACAGCCAGTCCGACATGGAGGTGGTCGGGACTGCCCCGGATCCGCTCGTGGCACGCGAGATGATCAAGCGCCTGAACCCGGACGTGCTCACGCTCGACGTGGAAATGCCTCGCATGGACGGGCTGGATTTCCTCGAGCGGCTGATGCGCCTGCGTCCGATGCCGGTGCTGATGGTGTCATCGCTGACCGAGCGTGGGTCCGAGATCACCATGCGTGCACTGGAGCTGGGCGCGGTGGACTTCGTCACCAAGCCAAAGCTGGGCATCCGCGACGGGCTGATGGAGTACACCGACACCATCGCGGACAAGATCCGCGCCGCGTCGCGCGCACGCGTGCGCCAGGCACAGGTGCCCGAAAGCGGCAAGGCCGCGCCCGCGCCGATCCTGCGCAGCCCGCTGCTGTCGACCGAGAAGCTGATCATCCTGGGTGCGTCGACGGGCGGCACGGAGGCGATCAAGGACTTCCTGATGCCACTGCCGCCGGACAGCCCGGCGGTGCTGATCGTGCAGCATATGCCGGCTGGCTTTACGCGCTCGTTCGCGCAGCGCCTTGACGGTCTGTGCCGCATTACGGTAAAGGAAGCCGAGCACGGCGAGCGCGTGTTGCCGGGCTACGCCTACATTGCGCCCGGCGATTCGCACTTGCGCCTGGCACGCAGCGGCGCCAACTACGTGGCCCACCTGTCGCAGGAAGCGCCGGTCAACCGTCATCGTCCGTCCGTGGACGTGCTGTTCGACTCGGCGGCCGAGCATGGCGGCAAAAACGTGATCGGGGTGATCCTGACCGGCATGGGCAAGGATGGCGCCAAGGGCATGCTGCGCATGCGCGAAGCGGGAGCCTACAACCTGGCACAGGATGAAAGTACCTGCATCGTGTTTGGCATGCCGAAGGAGGCGATTGCCGCTGGCGGCGTGCATGAAGTGGTGCCCCTGCACTCGATGACCCAGCGCGTGATGGCGCGGCTGGCCACCTACGGGACCCGCGCGCAACGGGTCTGAGATAGCGGGTCCGGACCGGACCTGATAAACCAACGACATTCCACCACTGCATCTACCGGAGCCTTCAAAGTGGACAAGAGCATCAAGATCCTTGTGGTCGACGACTTCCCGACCATGCGTCGGATCATCCGCAACCTGCTCAAGGAACTGGGCTTCAACAACGTCGAGGAAGCCGAGGACGGCGCCGCCGGCCTGGAGAAGGCCAAGGACGGCAGCTTCCAGTTCGTGATCTCGGACTGGAACATGCCCAACATGGACGGCCTGAGCATGCTGCAGGCGATCCGCGCCGACGCTGCCATCGGCAAGACCCCCGTGCTCATGGTGACGGCCGAGGCCAAGAAGGAAAACATCATTGCCGCGGCGCAGGCCGGCGCCAACGGCTACGTGGTCAAGCCGTTCACCGCCGCTACGCTGGACGAGAAGATCACGAAGATCTTTGAGAAGCTGGGCGGCTGAAGCCAGGGAGCGCCTCATGACTCCGACTATTCCGAATGATTCCGCCGAGCAGCTGATCCATCGCATCGGCAACCTGACGCGGATGCTGCGCGACAATATGCGCGAGCTCGGCCTCGACAAGGAAATCGAGCGCGCCGCCCAGGCCATTCCCGACGCACGCGACCGCCTGAACTACATCGCGGCCATGACCGAGCAGGCGGCGGAACGCACGCTTAACGCCGTGGAGCTGGCACAGCCGATCCAGTCCGGCCTCGAGCAGCAAGCCGAAGCCCTGGACAAGCGCTGGGACGCGTGGTTCGAAACGCCGGTGGAGCTGGCCGACGCACGCACGCTGGTGCTCGACACCCGCGCCTTCCTGACCGAGGTGCCCAAGCAGGCCCGCGCGACCGGCACGCACCTGCTGGACATCATGATGGCGCAGGACTTCCAGGACCTGACCGGCCAGGTGATCAAGAAGATGATGGACATGATCCGCACGCTCGAGCATGAACTGCTCCAGGTGCTGATCGAGAACGTGCCGAGCGAGCGGCGCACGGAAGTGCAGACGGCCACGCTGCTCAACGGCCCGCAGATCAACCCTGAGGGCAAGGCGGATGTGGTGTCCGACCAGTCCCAGGTGGATGACCTTCTGGCCAGTTTGGGCTTTTGACGGCGCCGCCTGGTTCCTCCCTCTCCCGCAAGCGGGAGAGGGAGCACCCAACTGGTACGGGTAAGGTCCGTCGTTATCTGACGCGTCCTCGCAGCCCGAGCGGTGCGGCTCTCTTCTTCTCGAGCTAAAGTCGGCCTGCACGGCTGCCGTTAACTTCCCGCCGGTGCTCATTTTCCAAACAGCACCGAAATCCCCCGCCTTTTCCCCTGAATGCCCACACGGGCACGCTTCGATAATCCTCGCTGACCCATGGCGGCTATTGCGTGCCGCCCTGACCGTCCTGTCACGGAGCGTGGATGTCCGAAGAAAGCGATCTCGAGAAGACCGAACCCGCCTCAGCCCGGCGCCTCGAAAAGGCGCGCGAGGAGGGGCAGGTCGTTCGCTCGCGCGAGCTGGCCACGTTCATCATGCTGATGACCGGTGTGACCGGCCTGTGGACGCTCGGCGGCGTGCTGGGCCGCACGCTGGACGCAGTCATGCGGCAGTCCCTGCGCTTCGAACCTGCCACCGCGTTCGATACCTCGCGCATGCTGTCGCGCTTCGCGAATGTGATCTGGGAAAGCCTGCTCGCATTCCTGCCCTTGCTGCTGCTGTTCGGCGTGGCTGCCCTGGCGGCGCCGTTGCTGACCGGAGGCTGGACCTTCTCCACCAAGGCGCTGGCGCCCAACTTTGGCCGCATGTCGCCGCTCTCGGGCCTGGGCCGGCTGTTCTCCGAGCATTCGCTGGCGGAACTGATCAAGGCCATCGCCAAGTCCTTGCTGGTTGGCAGTGTCGGCGCCTGGGTGGTGTGGCACCGGTTGCCCGACGCCATCGCGCTGATGAACGCGCCGGTTCAGGAGGCACTGCTGCACATGCTGGACATGGTCCTGCGCTGCTGCCTGCCGGTGGTGCTGTCCCTGCTGATCGTGGCCGCCATCGACGTGCCATGGCAGTTCTGGGAGCACTTCAAGAAGCTGCGCATGAGCAAGGAAGAGGTCAAGCAGGAGAACAAGGAAAGCGAAGGCGACCCGCATATCAAGGGCCGCATCCGCCAGCAGCAGCGTGCCATGGCGCGGCGCCGGATGATGGCGGAAGTACCCAAGGCCGATGTCGTGGTCACCAACCCCACGCACTTCGCCGTGGCGCTGCGCTATGAGGAAGGCCGCATGGGCGCGCCGCGCGTGGTGGCCAAGGGTGCCGACGAAGTCGCCGCGCGTATCCGCGAACTGGCGGCCGAGCACCGCATTCCGCTGATGTCCGCGCCGCCGCTGGCGCGCGCGCTGCACCGGCACGTGGAACTGAACCAGGAAATCCCGGCCGGCCTCTACACCGCCGTGGCCGAAGTCCTGGCCTGGGTCTATCAACTGAAACACTGGCACTACTCGCAGGGCCCGCAGCCGTCGGCGCCCAGCGATCTCCTGGTGCCCGATGAACTAGCCGTTCCGGAAAGCCGCGCATGAACGCTCTGAACTCCCTGTTGAAACTGCCGGGCCTGCGCAACGCCGGCCAGCTGAAGGCGATGACCGGGCCGCTGCTGATCATCATGATCCTCGGCATGATGGTCCTGCCGCTGCCGGCCTTTGTGCTGGACCTGCTGTTCACATTCAATATCGCGCTGGCCATCATGGTGCTGCTGGTCAGCATGTACACGCAGAAGCCGCTCGATTTCGCGGCTTTTCCGGCGGTGCTGCTGTTCACCACGCTGCTGCGGCTGTCGCTCAATGTGGCTTCGACGCGCGTCGTGCTGCTGGAAGGCCATACCGGCCCGGACGCGGCCGGCAAGGTGATCGAGGCATTCGGCCACTTCCTGGTCGGCGGCAACTTTGCGGTCGGCATCGTGGTGTTCGCGATCCTGGTGGTGATCAACTTCATGGTGATCACCAAGGGTGCGGGCCGTATTGCCGAGGTGGGCGCGCGCTTCATGCTGGACTCCATGCCCGGCAAGCAGATGTCGATCGACGCCGACCTGAACGCCGGCCTGATCAACGAAGAGCAGGCCAAGAAACGCCGCGCCGAAGTCGCGCAGGAGTCGGATTTCTACGGCGCCATGGACGGCGCCAGCAAGTTCGTGCGCGGCGACGCCGTGGCTGGCCTGCTGATCATGTTCATCAACGTCGCCGCCGGCATGGTGGTGGGCATGGTCCAGCACGACCTGGACTTCGGCACCGCCGTGCACAACTACACGCTGCTGACCATCGGCGACGGCCTGGTCGCGCAGATCCCGGCACTGGTGATCTCGACCGCGGCCGGCGTGATCGTATCGCGCGTGTCGAACGAGCAGGACGTGGGCGAACAGCTCACAGGCCAGCTCTTTGCCAACCCGCGAGTGCTGTACCTGACCGCCGGCATCATCGGCATGATGGGCATCATTCCCGGCATGCCCCATATCGCCTTCCTGCTGCTGGCCGGCGGCATGTTCTGGGTGGGGCGCCATCTGGCGCGCCGGGCGGTCGCCGCCGAGCAGACCAAGCGGCGCGAGGAGCGCGCGCCTGCGGCCGTCCAGGAATCGACGGAAGCCAGCTGGGACGACGTCACGCTGGTGGATCCGCTCGGCATGGAAGTGGGCTATCGCCTGATCACGCTGGTGGACCGTGCGCAGGACGGCGAGCTGCTCGGCCGCATCAAGAGCATTCGCAAGAAGGTGGCGCAGGAGATCGGCTTCCTGGTGCCGGTCGTGCATATCCGCGACAACCTCGAACTCAAGCCGAACGCATACCGCATCACGCTCAAGGGCGTAGAGATCGGGCGTGGCGAAGCCATGCCGGGCCAGTGGATGGCGATCAACCCGGGGCAGGTCAGCGGCACACTGCCAGGCGCGGTCACGCAGGATCCCGCCTTCGGCCTGCAGGCGGTCTGGATCGACGCCGGCATGAAGGAGCAGGCGCAGGCCTACGGCTACACGGTAGTGGATGCCAGCACCGTGGTGGCCACGCACCTGAACCACCTGATCCACATGCACGCCGCCGAACTGCTGGGCCGCCAGGAAGTGCAGATGCTGCTCGACCGCATTGCCAAGGAAGCGCCGAAGCTGACCGAGGACCTGGTGCCCAAGACCATCTCGCTCACGGCGCTGCAGAAGATCCTGCAGAACCTGCTGGACGAAGGCGTGCCCATTCGCGACATGCGCACCATCCTCGACGTGATTGCCGAGCATGCCCCGAAGATCGGCGACCCTAACGAGCTCACCTCGCTGGTGCGCCAGTCGCTGGGCCGGGCCATCACGCAGCAGCTGTTCCCCAATGGCGCGGACCTGCAGGTGATCGGCCTCGATGCGGGCCTGGAGCGCGTGCTGTCGCAGGCCTTGACCAATGGCGGTGGCATCGAGCCGGGGCTGGCCGATGCCCTGCTGCAGCAGACCCAGGGCGCCGTCGTCCGGCAGGAGCAGATGGGCCTGGATCCGGTGCTGCTGGTGCCGTCGCAGCTGCGGCCGCTGATGGCGCGCTTCCTGCGGCGCACCATGCCGCAGTTGAGGGTGTTGTCCCATGCTGAAGTGCCGGACAACCGCAACATCCGCATTACTGCAATGATCGGCGCGTGAGGAACGCAAGATGAGCGTAGCGAAATTCGTCGCGGCCAACGGCCGTGAAGCCATGCGCAAGGTGCGCGAAGCCATGGGCCCCGACGCCGTGGTGCTGTCCAACCGCACCATCGATGGCGGCGTGGAGATCGTCGCCATGCGCGATACCGATCTCAGTGCCGCATCGGCCGGTGCGCAGGTCTACGTGGCCCCCGAGCCGGTTGTGGCAGCGGCTGAGCCGGCTGCCATCGGTGACCTGCGCGGCGAGCTGCAGTCCATGCGCGCGTTGCTCGAACGCCAGCTGGCGGGCCTGGCTCCGGCGGCCGCTACCGCAGCAGTGGCCGCGGGTGACCCGCTGCGCGAATCGCTGTTCGCGTGGATGGTCGGAGCTGGATTCTCGGCGCAGCTCGCGCGCACGCTGCTGGCGAGGTTGCCGGTGGGCTGCGACCGGCCGGCCGCCATGACATGGATTCGCGCCGAACTCGCCAGCAAGGTGCCTGTGCTCGGCAATGAAGACGCCTTGTTCGACCAGGGCGGCGTGCTAGCGCTGATCGGGCCTACCGGCGTGGGCAAGACCACCACCACGGCCAAGCTCGCGGCGCGCTACGTGCTGCGCCACGGCCCCGAGCGCCTGGCGCTGCTGACCACTGACAGCTTCCGTATCGGCGCGCATGAGCAGCTGCGCATCTACGGCGACATCCTGGGCGTGCCCGTGCACGCGGTGAAGGATGCCGCCGACCTGCGCTTCGCCCTCGCGGCGATGAAGGACAAGCACCTGGTGATCATCGATACCGTCGGCATGAGCCAGCGCGACCGCAACCTGTCCGAGCAGATTGCCATGCTCGCGGGCGTGCAGGCGCCGGTGCAGCGCGTGCTGCTGCTCAACGGCGCCAGCCACGGCGACACACTCAACGAAGTGGTGCATGCCTACCGCCATGACGCCATGCCGGAAGGCGGCGGCGTCGACGGCTGCATCATCAGCAAGCTGGATGAAGCCACGCACCTGGGCTCCGTGCTGGATGTGGTGATCCGCCACCGCTTGCCGGTGTTCTACGTATCCACCGGCCAGCGCGTGCCGGAACACCTCGAACTTGCGAATGGCGCCGCGATGGTCGAGCGCGCCTTTCTCACGCCGCGCCGCGGTTCCGTGTTCGCCGACGCCGACGCCGCGCGCAGGCAGGCAGGCGGCCTGGAGGACGCGCCGGCCCGCCAGGGCGGAGCCGACGACGTGCTGCGTTCGCTGACCGACAGCACGGACGCGCTGAGCCAGTGTGTAAGCGAGCTCAGCGCCGCGCAGCATGGCTTCGACCTGGCACGCCAGCTATGGCAGCAGCGCGCGGCCGATGCGCCCACGCTGCGACCGATGGCGCAGCAGGTGCGCGAGGCCGTCTGCCGCGACGTGAACCGCGAGTGCGACCAGTTCGTGCTGTCGCTGGCCGCCACGCTGCAGGTGCCGGTGCCCGGGCGCCGTGCGCCGCAGTCGATGCTGCATACGCTCTGGCTTGGCGATCGCACCGGCATGCCGCTGGCCGCGACGGTCACGCCTGCCGGCCGCGCCGGCCAGGCCATGGGTGAAGCGGACGCCGAGGCTGCCACGCTGCGCGCCACGCTTGGCGCGGCCCGGCCTGTGGTCCATCTCGTCGATGCGCTGCCGGCGGGTGCTACGCTGGCGCGCTGGCACCAGTCCGGCGAACGCTGGGTGGCCGCCGCGCGCAAGACCGCGCGTGTCCTCTGCGGCGGCTCGGCCTGGAAGCTGGATGCCCTGGCGGACACGCTGACGTTCCACGCCGTGGGCGAAGTCCCGGTGCGCGGCCGCGAAGCCGTGCAGTGGCTGGCAACGGCTGATGTGCGCGTGCCGGAAGGCCCCGTGCGCGGCCGCGGCGCGCCGGAAGGCGGCATCGATGCGCATCTCGTGATCGCGAGGACGGTCGACTACGCCTCGGGCGAGCTGCTCGAGACGCGCTACCTGCTGTGCGATCCGCAACTGTCGGGGCAGGCCGCTCATGTTGCGCGCTGGTCGCTGTGGGCTGACAGCGCTGAAGCCCAGCTCCGCACGCTGCGCCATGCGCTGGATCATTTTGCGCAAGATGGCGAAGGCGCCAGCGCTGCTGGTGGCGGCCTGGCCGCGCTCCAGCTCGGGCTGACCGCACTGCGCCTGGAACACTCGCCGACGGCCACCGCACCGGCCTTCCTGGCTCGCCTGGCAGGCCGGACTGGCACGCGTCAGCCGGGCAGTGCGGCGGTGGCCGGCCCGGTGCTGAACGAAGGCATGGGCCGGCTGCTGGCCTTGCTGGACGTGCTGGAGAACTATCCGGGGCGACAGTCTGTCGACACCGCCGTCACCCCTGACGCCGTCGACAACGCCGATGCCGGTGTTGCCGCCGGTTCCGCGGAACCGGTGGTGCCATCACAGGACGATGCGATGACCGGGCTGCCCCAGCTCATGGCTCCGGGAGTGCCGTCGTGAGTACGCTCGCGATGGACCAGGCGGAGAGCCTGCGACGCATGCTGGCGCCGCGCGTGATGCGCCGGATCGCCGTGGTGGGCAGCGAACAGGGTGCCGGCGCGACCACCATTGCATCGGGCCTGGCGCAGGCATTGGCGATGCAAGGCGAACGCGTGCTGCTCGTCGATGAAGCCACGGCAGGCCACGCCGTGCGGCTCTCTGGCGCGGAACCCGCCGGAACGCTCGCGGACGTGCAGGCGGGACGCCTGACGCTGGAGGCAGCGCTCGGCGTGCGCCCGGCCGGTGCTGTCGCGGTGCTGCCGGCTGGCCAGGCATTGCCGAACGGGGCCCAAACCATGGCTTCGCTGTCCGGCTTTCGCACTGTGCTGCTCGATGCCGCGACGGATGCCGATGGCGCGCTCTCGGCGCTGGCCGGTGCCGCACACAATGTGCTGGTGGTGATGCGCCCGGAGCTGGCCTCGATCACCGCGGCCTATGCCTGCATCAAACGCCTGCACCATCTGTACGCGTGCCGGCATTTTCACCTGATCGTCAACATGGTGGCCACCGAGGCCGCAGTGCAGGCGATTACCGGGAACCTGGCACGCACGGCGCGGCAATACCTGGGCGTCGAGATCAGCAGTGCTGGCTGGCTGCCGGCGGATCCGCTGGTGACCCGCAGCGTGCAGCTCGGGCGCTGCGTGGTCGAAGCCTACCCGGCCGCGCCAGCCACGACCGCGTTGCGCCGGGCCGCCAGTGGTGTCGGCGCATGGCCATTGCGCGCCGAGCCGGCCGCGCCGGCGGCACAAGCAGCCGTGGCGGCCTGACGTCATGACCGTTCGCAACAGACAACGCCCCTGACTCGCCGGCCCACCGCGCGGGCAGGCTTTGCAAGCAAGCATTCACGAGAATTCCACCATGTACACGATCCAGGGAAAGCTCGAACAGGCCGACGTGGTCAAGACCCACGCGCAGCTGGTGCGCCGCATCGCGCTGCAACTGGCCGCCAAGCTGCCGGCCAGCGTGCAGATCGATGACCTGATCCAGGCCGGCATGATCGGCCTGCTCGATGCTGCCAAGCGCTATGAGGACACGCATGGTGCGCGTTTCGAGACCTACGCCAGCCAGCGTATCCGCGGCGCCATGCTCGACGAGGTGCGTGCCAACGACTGGCAGTCGCGCAGCCTGCGCCAGTTCACGCGCCGCATCGAACGCACGCAGCGCGGCCTGGAACAGAAGCTGGGCCGCGCGCCGCTGGATTCGGAAGTTGCGCAGGAACTGGAGATGCCGCTGGGCGAATACCAGACCGTACTCAACGAGGTCTATGGCTGCCAGCTCCTGCACTATGAGGACTTCGAGCGCTCCGGCGAAGAGGACTTCCTCGACCGCCACCTTGGCGTCAGCGAAGACGGCAATCCGCTCACGCACTTGATGGAGAACGGCATGCGCGAAGCGCTGATCCGTGCCATCGACCGGCTGCCCGAGCGCGAAAAGCTCGTGCTGTCGCTGTGCTATGACCAGGAACTCAATTTGCGCGAGATCGGCGCGGTGCTCGAGGTGACCGAATCGCGCGTCTGCCAGATCCGCGGACAAGCCATCACACGCCTGCGCAACCAGTTGCGCGGGCTGCTCTGATGCGTAGCCAGGCGGCCATCGGGCGGGTTGTCATGCATGCCATGGCGGCCGCGCTGGCTGCGGTCGCCACCGATGCGCGGGCGGCACCCGAGGCCGGCACGCGGCATACCTGGAGTGCGTCGGTCAACGGACCGGCGCTGTATGGCCGTGGCCAGCGCACCGTTTCTCCTCCCATCCTGCCGAGCGGCAACCTGCCGCAAGCGGAGGGCGTCATCACCTCGGTACGCTGGCGCTACAGCTTTGTGGGGACACCTCCTGCGGACCTGCAGGCGTATCTTTGCAATGCCCAACGCTGCGTGATGCTGCCGCAGTCGGAGGGCCAGACCGATGCCTTCGATGGCGACGACGCGACGCAGG from the Cupriavidus sp. WKF15 genome contains:
- the flhF gene encoding flagellar biosynthesis protein FlhF, which produces MSVAKFVAANGREAMRKVREAMGPDAVVLSNRTIDGGVEIVAMRDTDLSAASAGAQVYVAPEPVVAAAEPAAIGDLRGELQSMRALLERQLAGLAPAAATAAVAAGDPLRESLFAWMVGAGFSAQLARTLLARLPVGCDRPAAMTWIRAELASKVPVLGNEDALFDQGGVLALIGPTGVGKTTTTAKLAARYVLRHGPERLALLTTDSFRIGAHEQLRIYGDILGVPVHAVKDAADLRFALAAMKDKHLVIIDTVGMSQRDRNLSEQIAMLAGVQAPVQRVLLLNGASHGDTLNEVVHAYRHDAMPEGGGVDGCIISKLDEATHLGSVLDVVIRHRLPVFYVSTGQRVPEHLELANGAAMVERAFLTPRRGSVFADADAARRQAGGLEDAPARQGGADDVLRSLTDSTDALSQCVSELSAAQHGFDLARQLWQQRAADAPTLRPMAQQVREAVCRDVNRECDQFVLSLAATLQVPVPGRRAPQSMLHTLWLGDRTGMPLAATVTPAGRAGQAMGEADAEAATLRATLGAARPVVHLVDALPAGATLARWHQSGERWVAAARKTARVLCGGSAWKLDALADTLTFHAVGEVPVRGREAVQWLATADVRVPEGPVRGRGAPEGGIDAHLVIARTVDYASGELLETRYLLCDPQLSGQAAHVARWSLWADSAEAQLRTLRHALDHFAQDGEGASAAGGGLAALQLGLTALRLEHSPTATAPAFLARLAGRTGTRQPGSAAVAGPVLNEGMGRLLALLDVLENYPGRQSVDTAVTPDAVDNADAGVAAGSAEPVVPSQDDAMTGLPQLMAPGVPS
- a CDS encoding cellulose synthase operon protein YhjQ/BcsQ, with translation MDQAESLRRMLAPRVMRRIAVVGSEQGAGATTIASGLAQALAMQGERVLLVDEATAGHAVRLSGAEPAGTLADVQAGRLTLEAALGVRPAGAVAVLPAGQALPNGAQTMASLSGFRTVLLDAATDADGALSALAGAAHNVLVVMRPELASITAAYACIKRLHHLYACRHFHLIVNMVATEAAVQAITGNLARTARQYLGVEISSAGWLPADPLVTRSVQLGRCVVEAYPAAPATTALRRAASGVGAWPLRAEPAAPAAQAAVAA
- a CDS encoding RNA polymerase sigma factor FliA: MYTIQGKLEQADVVKTHAQLVRRIALQLAAKLPASVQIDDLIQAGMIGLLDAAKRYEDTHGARFETYASQRIRGAMLDEVRANDWQSRSLRQFTRRIERTQRGLEQKLGRAPLDSEVAQELEMPLGEYQTVLNEVYGCQLLHYEDFERSGEEDFLDRHLGVSEDGNPLTHLMENGMREALIRAIDRLPEREKLVLSLCYDQELNLREIGAVLEVTESRVCQIRGQAITRLRNQLRGLL
- a CDS encoding flagellar protein FlhE, encoding MAAALAAVATDARAAPEAGTRHTWSASVNGPALYGRGQRTVSPPILPSGNLPQAEGVITSVRWRYSFVGTPPADLQAYLCNAQRCVMLPQSEGQTDAFDGDDATQGFVFAFRLPGQGAVAPVLQGKSNQVIVGFR